Below is a genomic region from Miscanthus floridulus cultivar M001 chromosome 1, ASM1932011v1, whole genome shotgun sequence.
TTGTAGacgccaaatagtaaaaaattaagtactaaaatttgaatttttttttcaaaaacgaccttagatggagaaatgaccaaaataaaagttgtcgatctcgaaaagttatgaatctTTGTTATTTACAAttgttttatttgaaatcatttactactttAAAATGGTGTTTGAAATTTAATTTTGACATTGGTGAAGAAgtctgatttctttttttaatctctggctaaaacttgtaactaatcTTTCTCCCttgtactaacttcaaatttgatgattttttttctaaaattttctaaaatcatgatctatcaaaTTATTATCTTCTTACAGCTATTATTTTGATCTTTTCATATGactatgttttatctatttgaattttaaaaaatatcAACTTCAAACGATATTTTGAAATATTAAATAATTTCAGCTTaaaaagtcataaacataaaagttgtagaactcatcaagatctacaacttttattttaatcatttcttcatccgataaagtggtagtaacattgttcacatattttacatatccctcttatagtttcataagctATAAGAGGGAAATGTAAAATCTGTAAACAATATTACTactactatgtcggatgaacaaatgaccaaaataaaacttgtagatctcagaaagttatagaactttatagttgataactttttatttgaattcattttgtcaaggaaaactaaaccaaaataaaagttatagatcctaaaaagttatacaactttgtagttgacaacgttTTGATTGGAAATCATCtcgtcaaggaaaactacgtttgaatttcctaaaatttaaaatttaaaatttttaaacgacctcggatggacaaacaacaaaaacaaaagttatagatcttaaaaagttatgaaactttatagttgataacttttttatttgaattcatcttgCTAAGGAAAACTAggtttgaatttcttaaatttgaaattcaaattttgtaaacgacctcagatgtagaaactaccaaaatgaaagttatagatctcaaaaagttatgaaactttgtagttaataactttttcatttgaattcatttagggcctcaaacaatcaatttaagcTCGATTTaggataatatgtggggaaccaaaatctaATGTAGACATAAGCGATtgtgaggtgcagtggtagaggagaGTACGCATGACGGGGAGGTCGTGTCCCACCGATCGTGAAGTGCGGGATTTACACGCAAAAAATGGCGCGACTTGGCATACTGTTGGTGgttgaccggtgggggcctctctgaattattattattttttgctATTTTGAGACCTAAAATCGTGGTTTTTGGAAAATGATTTGTAGGAGAGGCTCTATACAAATCAGCAGCTGCCTCTACAAATTGAATTTGTAAGGGCAGCTCCACCATTTGTCGCAACGGTTTGGTAGAGACCAGTGGCGAATCTAGAATTTTGGGTCAGGGTATGCTTCTCAAAAAATTTCATACGCAATTCAGAACATCCACTTTCCAATTCGGTAATAAGGTTGTAATAAGGTTtaaaatcatggattaattagaaaTCATATCcactaaatacaatataaatagtttCAAAAGCCAAACTGATAATTCAAATATATTCATATAGAGCACTAGAGACTTACAATGTTATCTTGCTGATGAGTTTATTCGACGCGTTCGAAGGGACATAAATGTCTCAATTATgtcatcttcatcaacttcaaagaaaatatcTCGCTCAATGAAAGTGACGAGACAATCATCCAGAAGACTATCTCCCATCTTGTTTCGGGTTTTTGTTTTCACTAAAACCAatgcagaaaataccctttcaacacttGCTGTTGCCACAGGTAGAAGCAGCACCAATTTGAGAAGCTCATAAACCATATCATACACTTTATGTCTCTTCGTTTGaacaagcttaactgagagatcaacaatattTTCTAGACCTTTGAATCTATCATCCTGcttgatgtcatcaatataattatctaGCTGCAATTCAAGTCTGCGCAAATTATTTTTTGAGAAGTCCTTTGGGTAGAACTCAGCTAGTCTGCGTAGCTTCTGCGCATCAAAAGACTCAAACGATTTAGAAGGATTGAATGCCACCATACAAGACAACAACTCCATATTGATCTCATCAAACCGATTATCAAGTTCTTGACTtatttgatcaatgacaccaataTATACTTCTCTTCTGAAGTGATCATCATTGGTTTGCTTTCGAGCACGAGCTTTCCTTGTTGATTTTCCATAAGGAACATAAACACCATCCATAGCAGGAACATCAACACCATGTTTATCACAAAATGAGGTGACCTTCTCAAGAAAAGTATTCCAACCATCAGACCTCAATTGTTGCATTCTTTtctttgccacattaacaagtgaTATTGCATTGAGAATATCTTGCTCCCTTCTTTGTAGACACTCAGATAACTCATTCGTGTATCCAAGAATAATATACATTAAATGtacaaagaaaacaaactcaaaggtCTCAAATGCTCCCATCACAAAATGTATTTTGGTCCAATCATCCTTATATGTAGGATCATCCCCAAGATCAACCAGTACATCATGGATTGATTCATACATAGTAAGGATGCTGCATATAGTTTTGTAATGAGATCCCCATCGAGTATCTCCAGGCCTAGACAAACCCATTTCTTGATGTAATCCAGTTCCAGATTCAATTTCACCACAgtcaagtgctttcttgataTTCTCAAGCCTAGCTTTTCTAAGCATGTCATGACGCTTACAAGAAACCCCAATAATATTCAATAAGATAGATACTTGATCAAAAAAGGAGCTGCAATCTGTATTTCCCTTAGCAACAGCCACAAGAACCAATTGGAGTTGATGAGCAAAACAATGAATATAATAAGCAGAAGGTGAATCTTGCATGATCAATGTTTTCAGCcctttaatatctcctttcatattgctaGCCCCATCATATCCTTGACCACGGATTTGAGTCAAACTCAAGCCATGACTAACAAGTAAAGCTTCAATTGCACTCTTCAGTGATAGAgaggtagtatcatctacatgaacaactccaataaaatgctcacatggccttcccaatttatcaacataacgcaagcaaagagctagttgttctttatgtgatatatcactagactcaTCGGCTAAAATTGCAAAGGGCTCATCACCAagttcttcaattattttctttctagtttctagggcacaacagtgaataatTTGCTTTTGTATGTCCGGGCTAGTTAAGGTACAATTACCTGGAGCATTGTCCAAAACATACTTGTTGACTTCTTCACTATTTCcagcaagaaatttcaaaagttcaatgaagttCCCTCTGTTGCTAGATTCTTTACTTTTATCATGTCCACGAAATGCCAACccttgatgcaaaagaaacttgatacacCTAAGTGAAAATGTCAATCGTTTCTTATAAAGTCGAAGATCCTCATCACTCCACTTctgaatattataatcaattgctaCCTTGGGATTTATAAAGCCAATGTACCTCTCTTGAGCTGCAATATGTGTCTTGGAACCCAAATGTTTGAGAAGTGCAGGCTCTCCTATATTCCAATTATTCCAGCCATCAACAGTAAATGCCTCCGACCCACTGCCCTTCttaaacaagtagcatataaagCAAAATGCAGCATCCTTCTTAATACTATACTCAAGCCATTCATGATTGTACATCCAACAAAAATTGAATTGGCGATTTTGTCCTGAAATCCATGTTTTCGGAAAATCATGTGCAAAGGGTTTAAATGGACCTTTAGTAATATATGCTCTTCGAATTGCATCTTGATCCTTAACTGGATAACTACGAATGGGACGTCTTTCACCTGGATCATGTGGAAGACGATTGATATCATAAACCGGTTGAGCTGAAGGCGGTTGTGGTCGTGGCGGTGGCGGTACCACATTATTTTCAGTTTCCTCAACTACTCTCTCACGAGTCTGCTGTTCCACCACAGGTACAATCGAATTAGGAGAATGATTAGAAGTagcagccgctgccgccgccgctgccttccTTTTTGCTTCATGCTTCCGATAAAGAGATGCAATGTCCCCGTCTCTCTTCATAACTGCATGAATTTTACAAAGAACAACAACGCCAAATAATTTCTTGAGTGAACTGAATCAAAAATTTGCATGGATCATCATTGCAAATTACAACTAAAAAAATTGGAAGTCACATCTAATAAAATATACTTACTTTGCGGCTATTTGGTGCTTTGCGTGATTGCGTCTGTTGGTGCTTGCGTCCTGAATGGCTGGCGATGCCTTCGTGCTTTGCGTCCTGAACAAACTTGCTCGATGCCTGGCGATCCCGGAGTCGAAGGTGACGATCAGGCGATCTCCGATCTGGGCAACTGCCGTCTGCGGTCTGCCGATGGGGAAAACCGAACGACACGAGTGGCGGCGAGCCGGCGAGTCAAGCGACGCGAATTGTACGAGACCTATCTGTTTCCGTTGCTGGGTTGGGCCGTGACTACTGGGCCGGCCTGATGTCGCTGACGCAACGACAGATGCTACTCGCGGTgttgttttctctttttttttaaacaaaataCGTATATTTACTCATGTACATCGTAGCAACGCAGGGTATGCTGTAGCATATACAGCATACCCTGTAGCTCCGCCCCTGGTAGAGACGGCTGGCCAAACCGTTGCTATAGATGCCctggagccgcccctaaaaatccatAGTGGCGTAGTGGATGAATGAAGGGGAGTCACTAGAGGAGGGGGTACACATTTGGCTCTGTGCGTCTGTGCGTGCCTCTGTGCGTGCCCGGCCACAGACATACTCCTACTATGGCAGgttttcagcctgttcggttggctggttcatatcattgctggttcgtgaagaattactgctggctggtttgtgtgagagaaaaatactgttccggctaaaaatttacgatcgtttacgataaggcacagccaaacgaacagactgtTTGTCCGATCGATTTTGTTTACGATAAGGTCCAACTGCTGCTTGTAAATACGGTTTAGAGTTGAACAAGGACTTGTGGAAGATTGAGGTCCAATTGCTTAATTGCTTACAATGCCTTTGAACCATGCTATGCTTGTCATTTGCTTAGCTGTAAGGTTCACCTTTACATTCCTGTGTaaaatgcttttatgcaaa
It encodes:
- the LOC136465715 gene encoding uncharacterized protein gives rise to the protein MANLMPYSLYKKLSGSDEELIKTKRMVKGIGGKPILAKGLALMKLTIGSKTLATVFFVVEVQGSYNLILGLMKRDGDIASLYRKHEAKRKAAAAAAAATSNHSPNSIVPVVEQQTRERVVEETENNVVPPPPRPQPPSAQPVYDINRLPHDPGQNRQFNFCWMYNHEWLEYSIKKDAAFCFICYLFKKGSGSEAFTVDGWNNWNIGEPALLKHLGSKTHIAAQERYIGFINPKVAIDYNIQKWSDEDLRLYKKRLTFSLRCIKFLLHQGLAFRGHDKSKESSNRGNFIELLKFLAGNSEEVNKYVLDNAPGNCTLTSPDIQKQIIHCCALETRKKIIEELGDEPFAILADESSDISHKEQLALCLRYVDKLGRPCEHFIGVVHVDDTTSLSLKSAIEALLVSHGLSLTQIRGQGYDGASNMKGDIKGLKTLIMQDSPSAYYIHCFAHQLQLVLVAVAKGNTDCSSFFDQVSILLNIIGVSCKRHDMLRKARLENIKKALDCGEIESGTGLHQEMGLSRPGDTRWGSHYKTICSILTMYESIHDVLVDLGDDPTYKDDWTKIHFVMGAFETFEFVFFVHLMYIILGYTNELSECLQRREQDILNAISLVNVAKKRMQQLRSDGWNTFLEKVTSFCDKHGVDVPAMDGVYVPYGKSTRKARARKQTNDDHFRREVYIGVIDQISQELDNRFDEINMELLSCMVAFNPSKSFESFDAQKLRRLAEFYPKDFSKNNLRRLELQLDNYIDDIKQDDRFKGLENIVDLSVKLVQTKRHKVYDMVYELLKLVLLLPVATASVERVFSALVLVKTKTRNKMGDSLLDDCLVTFIERDIFFEVDEDDIIETFMSLRTRRINSSAR